In Solanum stenotomum isolate F172 chromosome 6, ASM1918654v1, whole genome shotgun sequence, one DNA window encodes the following:
- the LOC125867349 gene encoding uncharacterized protein LOC125867349 isoform X2, whose protein sequence is MDEFKVDKWGYQVKTSSDSCISAINSYYHQVLSYGRDRSVILEAPKQDPTCVLANILAAHFLCSADSSRAMLLLEAAKSCLEQASLYEKVVFEAVSYLILPNRDDDVAVELHLKLLKDFPRDLITLKRAQVLSFYMGRPDLSLKLVEQVLPVNKHESYIYGMLAFPLLELGRYVEAKEAAKKGFEIDSEDAWTHHALCHVYQYECRFKEAVQFMEECSRTWSSLSSFMYTHNWWHVALCYMEGHSPMEKVRDVYDQNIWKELERIDASPSEVYLNAVGLLLRVYLRGGINIFGDRLKILADCLTDKAFWYLEWHLDVLVLWALSCTGEVSKAEELLEGLKYRISAMTKKKREYMQRAVLLAEALFEYGKGENDRALELLGQTFDAIDYKIIGASDEQLDVFNEVWITMLLNSGQATKAIEAIEKQLKKREGTPFLWRLLEKGYSSLSRNQEAIEAGKKAQSLEGAYFN, encoded by the exons ATGGATGAATTCAAAGTAGACAAATGGGGTTATCAAGTGAAGACTAGTTCTGATTCTTGCATATCTGCCATCAATTCTTACTATCATCAG GTACTTAGCTATGGAAGAGATAGGTCAGTTATATTGGAAGCTCCTAAACAAGACCCAACTTGTGTTTTGGCTAATATTTTGGCTGCTCATTTTCTTTGCTCTGCTGATTCTTCGCGTGCTATGCTACTTCTTGAAGCTGCCAAGTCTTGTCTA gaACAAGCTAGCTTGTATGAGAAAGTGGTTTTTGAGGCAGTAAGTTATTTGATTTTACCTAATAGAGATGATGATGTGGCTGTTGAACTACACTTAAAG CTGCTTAAGGATTTCCCAAGAGATCTGATTACGCTAAAGCGAGCTCAAGTGCTCTCTTTCTACATGGGTCGCCCTGATTTGTCTCTGAAACTTGTTGAACAG GTCCTACCAGTAAATAAACACGAAAGTTACATTTATGGCATGCTCGCATTTCCCCTATTAGAGCTTGGTCGATATGTGGAGGCAAAAGAAGCTGCAAAGAAAGGCTTTGAGATTGATAGTGAAGATGCCTGGACACACCATGCT CTCTGTCATGTTTATCAGTATGAGTGTCGTTTTAAAGAAGCAGTACAATTTATGGAGGAGTGCTCAAGAACCTGGAGTTCTTTGTCATCTTTTAT GTATACACACAATTGGTGGCACGTTGCGCTTTGTTATATGGAAGGTCATTCGCCCATGGAAAAAGTAAGAGATGTTTATGATCAAAACATCTGGAAAGAGTTGGAAAGAATTGATGCTAGTCCATCCGAA GTGTACTTGAATGCTGTTGGTTTGTTACTCCGGGTATATCTACGAGGTGGGATTAATATATTTGGGGACCGTTTAAAGATCCTAGCTGATTGTCTGACAGATAAA GCTTTCTGGTATCTTGAATGGCACCTGGATGTATTGGTATTATGGGCCCTATCCTGTACAGGTGAAGTTTCTAAAGCAGAAGAGTTACTCGAGGGTTTAAAATACAG AATTTCTGCCATGACCAAGAAAAAACGAGAATATATGCAGAGAGCTGTGCTG cttGCAGAAGCGTTATTCGAATATGGTAAGGGTGAAAATGATCGGGCATTGGAATTGCTCGGACAAACATTTGATGCCATTGACTACAAG ATTATTGGAGCGTCAGACGAACAGCTTGACGTTTTCAATGAAGTTTGGATCACTATGTTGCTAAACAGTGGTCAGGCTACAAAAG CTATTGAGGCAATAGAGAAGCAGCTAAAAAAGAGGGAAGGAACCCCATTCTTGTGGCGCCTCCTG GAAAAAGGTTATTCATCATTGTCAAGAAACCAAGAAGCTATAGAAGCAGGCAAAAAAGCTCAGTCATTGGAAGGTGCATACTTCAATTAA
- the LOC125867349 gene encoding uncharacterized protein LOC125867349 isoform X1, with product MDEFKVDKWGYQVKTSSDSCISAINSYYHQVLSYGRDRSVILEAPKQDPTCVLANILAAHFLCSADSSRAMLLLEAAKSCLEQASLYEKVVFEAVSYLILPNRDDDVAVELHLKLLKDFPRDLITLKRAQVLSFYMGRPDLSLKLVEQVLPVNKHESYIYGMLAFPLLELGRYVEAKEAAKKGFEIDSEDAWTHHALCHVYQYECRFKEAVQFMEECSRTWSSLSSFMYTHNWWHVALCYMEGHSPMEKVRDVYDQNIWKELERIDASPSEVYLNAVGLLLRVYLRGGINIFGDRLKILADCLTDKAFWYLEWHLDVLVLWALSCTGEVSKAEELLEGLKYRISAMTKKKREYMQRAVLKRYSNMVRVKMIGHWNCSDKHLMPLTTRLLERQTNSLTFSMKFGSLCC from the exons ATGGATGAATTCAAAGTAGACAAATGGGGTTATCAAGTGAAGACTAGTTCTGATTCTTGCATATCTGCCATCAATTCTTACTATCATCAG GTACTTAGCTATGGAAGAGATAGGTCAGTTATATTGGAAGCTCCTAAACAAGACCCAACTTGTGTTTTGGCTAATATTTTGGCTGCTCATTTTCTTTGCTCTGCTGATTCTTCGCGTGCTATGCTACTTCTTGAAGCTGCCAAGTCTTGTCTA gaACAAGCTAGCTTGTATGAGAAAGTGGTTTTTGAGGCAGTAAGTTATTTGATTTTACCTAATAGAGATGATGATGTGGCTGTTGAACTACACTTAAAG CTGCTTAAGGATTTCCCAAGAGATCTGATTACGCTAAAGCGAGCTCAAGTGCTCTCTTTCTACATGGGTCGCCCTGATTTGTCTCTGAAACTTGTTGAACAG GTCCTACCAGTAAATAAACACGAAAGTTACATTTATGGCATGCTCGCATTTCCCCTATTAGAGCTTGGTCGATATGTGGAGGCAAAAGAAGCTGCAAAGAAAGGCTTTGAGATTGATAGTGAAGATGCCTGGACACACCATGCT CTCTGTCATGTTTATCAGTATGAGTGTCGTTTTAAAGAAGCAGTACAATTTATGGAGGAGTGCTCAAGAACCTGGAGTTCTTTGTCATCTTTTAT GTATACACACAATTGGTGGCACGTTGCGCTTTGTTATATGGAAGGTCATTCGCCCATGGAAAAAGTAAGAGATGTTTATGATCAAAACATCTGGAAAGAGTTGGAAAGAATTGATGCTAGTCCATCCGAA GTGTACTTGAATGCTGTTGGTTTGTTACTCCGGGTATATCTACGAGGTGGGATTAATATATTTGGGGACCGTTTAAAGATCCTAGCTGATTGTCTGACAGATAAA GCTTTCTGGTATCTTGAATGGCACCTGGATGTATTGGTATTATGGGCCCTATCCTGTACAGGTGAAGTTTCTAAAGCAGAAGAGTTACTCGAGGGTTTAAAATACAG AATTTCTGCCATGACCAAGAAAAAACGAGAATATATGCAGAGAGCTGTGCTG AAGCGTTATTCGAATATGGTAAGGGTGAAAATGATCGGGCATTGGAATTGCTCGGACAAACATTTGATGCCATTGACTACAAG ATTATTGGAGCGTCAGACGAACAGCTTGACGTTTTCAATGAAGTTTGGATCACTATGTTGCTAA